The genomic DNA AAATAGTCTCTATAATAGTCTCTAAAACAGAGATTGTGTTATACTTTCTGTGCCTTTGAGCTTCAATTGTGTCTAAAATGGAAACACTGAGGGGGCTTAGTGGTCTAAGAATCACACCACATAACCCACACTGTCCCTGGTTTGGTTCCGACATGTGACCTTTGTCGTCCCCCTCTCTTTCCCCCGTGTTTCCTCTCTGCCTCCACTGGCAAGAGATtgtaaacagaaacaaaacccGTATTACAAAAGTCTGCCAAAAGACACAAGAGAAATTTACCACAAAGTGGTGCATAATGTATGAGGCAGTGTTTGAGCCGCAGTTAACGTATATACAAAAGAGGTGTGTCAGCATGTCAGCTGTTCTTGTATCATCTGACATTGAATCTTGAATTTGTTCACCATATGGGCGTCAAAATACTCATTTCTAGAAAGGTTAGGTGTCATGTGGGAGATTTATGAAACCATATAACATAGCTGGTTTAATTTGATTGCACAATCAGCTGCAAACACCAAGAGGGGGGGATAAACTTTTACTAAGTAACTGCCACAATggcaaattcagttcagttgagTTCAATTTAATAAAACTTGCTTTAAGGCGCTTTGTATTGTAATATAGAGACCCcacaataacagagagaaaccccaacaatcaagcGAGCCCCTCTGTGCAAGTATAGTGCGAGTATAATaacttcagttttatctgaatttagaagcaagTAGCAAATGCTACTAAAGAATGAAGGTCTTTAGTTAGCTTTGACAAATTTACAAATAGCCAAAGCAGAACTACGATATTGTATCAGGttagtttatgtttatttaacatttagcaAATAGAGCTGTGGTGTCAAAGTCACTTTAGTTCCTGGTTTAGATGTACCCTAATTTGATATTAAGTGGGCAGATCAGTAAAAGAGCTGCACAATAACCTAACTTTCTTTTCATGTGATGCAGTACAAGGAAAGTTCACATTTAATACGCCATGCATATACCTTTCAGACTATGACTAGCGAGAGATATCTTATTATCTGTAGTTTAAGGAGCTTGAAAAAGAGAGCGACTTGACTTCTTTAAGCTTTTGTAAAGACATTTCAGCTCTCATCCAAAAGGCTTCTTCAGTTGTAAAACAAAAGGTAGAGGGTCACAGGTATTTAATACCTAGTGGCGGCTGTCCCTAAGAGGTACTCACTattaatcacatgagccaaggtttGAACAAAGGCGTGGGTGATACCACTGGAGGTTTCAGGTGTAACCACTGTGAGATCTCGCGCTACTCTATCATGTGACCTGTTGAGGTCACCTGATGTGAGATGTAACTTGGGGCTGAGACACCTGGAAAGCGATCTCATGACTGCACTGTAgttggcagacagttggtgacATAAGCCACTCCTTCTGTtcgttcacagtggacgtagatggcctcttttacttgtctttcaaaccatctgtgttctctgtccaaaatgtgaatgtTGGCGTCtttgaaagagtgacctttgtctgTTGGGTGCAGATGTTCAACTGAGTCTTGTACTGTTGAAGTGGCTGACCGCTTGGTTTCCCCAGTGTAGAGGTCCGAGCACTCCTTGACACACTGCACAGCGTGCACTGGATTCCTTAGCTTGTGTTTGGAAGTTTTGTCCTTGGGataaaccagtttttgtctgagtatGTGGCTGGGTCCGAAGTGCACTGAGATGTCGTGCTTAGAGAAAACTCACATGAGTTTCTCTGATGAACCCGATGCATaagggatgacaacgttgttctGCTTGTCACTCTGTTTCTCGCTAGTTGTTGTCTGACCTTtactgtggatctttactgattTGATGAAGACCCAGTTGGAATTACGacatgttgtcagtgttttctttaggtgtatgtttctttttgtttccttcGGGCTCAGAGGTAATGTTTTCTGCCCTGTGTTGCAGGGTCCTGATCACCCCAAGTTTGTATTCCAGAGGGTGGTGGCAGTCAAAGAGTAGCTACTGGTCTGTATGTGTGTTGGCTTCCCGTAAACTTCAGTGTTGAGGCTTACATCCaacttttttcacaccttgccTCATGTGATGAGGCAAGGTGTCAAAAGGGACAGCCCCCACTTAGAACttccatgacctggatgactgagaacctacagaGACTTATTACCCATAGATAAGAAAAGCACAAACCTTCACATGTGTTGTAAAACtattcttttactttttatgaTTGAAACAGTTTGTTAAGATCTAGACAtatctttttattctttccatGCATTTTCGTACCCATGTTACAAGATCATTTTTATACTTGCAAAGTCAATGGGCTGAGTTTCACACTTTGTCCATGTTTGACATTCCTGTATTAGAGGCTAGAGCTCACGGTGGTGTACGCACAATTGTAGCGCCAGACTCTCTGACTGTAGTGAACTCAGAGGTTATCATTTTCAAATGCAGGAACgtgtttcttcttttaaaaataaaatatatatttcaagAGAGCAGAGGAATTTCTGCATTTAACTGGACACCGCTGCTTTAGCTAATGCAAAGATGTGCAGTCTTTCGTTATCTGGTGGATTTTTTGGCCCATATAATGCAAATGCCCAACAAGGCTAAGGAGCAAGAACATGCTATGTTTAAATTTGACTGTGAGAGCTGAAATAGCCTCAGCATCTAGTTCACAAATGTTTCCAAAAGTTAGAACAGTGGTACTGGCTCTCGAGGCAAAGTGGAATAGAGATTAAAGCATTTGCTTATCTACTGCAGAAATTTCCACTGGCCTATTTGCATCCACTGACTTTAAACCAAACAAGTAATGATGCACGTTTGAGTACAGTATGAACAGAAAGCTGTAGCTAtttgctgtctgtctgtttgctcGTTTGCGTCATTCCCCAACTTCCTCTTTGTCGTGTGGTTGCTGCAGAATAATGATGTGACGCTCGTCTCTGCGGATATATAAGGCAACGCTGCGCGGGCTCGTCAAACAGACGCAGTTAGAGATCTCGTAACTCTCTAAGAGCTCAACATTTAGTCATACATGTACAAAGCACTGTTGCCATGCCAGGTCTAGTCACATCTCCAACAAAGGAGCTTCAGCACATCAACATGGACACTGACAACAAGAAGACAGAGAAATACAGGTAAAATTTATTCTGGCCAATCAATATCATCACatcttgtcttgtttttgtttgaataTAAGTAAAATAGCTTTTGTTCGTTTCTGTTTGATTACCCAGAGGGGGAAACCTGAAGTATCGGCTGCAGTGTAAATCATCCCAAGCCACAAAAACTGAGGGGTAAGTGAGAAAAAACTACAAGCTAAAAGCAAACCCTGCTCATATATTATGCTTCATGTATGGATAACTGTGCTAACTTTATTCTCCTCATTTATAGGCTTTGTTTTGAAGATATGTCTCAGTGGTCACAATCACTTGAGAGGCTTCTTTCATCCAAATGTAAGTTAATCAATACACTGTCTCAGACTCATGTCTTAGTCACTAAATGTCGAAAACAATGGCTAActgcagatcttttttttttaccatcttTAGATGGAATGAAGATATTCCAGGCATTCCTGAAGTCGGAGTTCAGTGATGAAAACATTGAGTTTTGGGTGGTGTGTGAGGAGTTTAAGAAGATAAGAAATTCCTTCAGGATGTCATCCAGGGCGAAAAAGATCTTCAAACGCTACATTCAAGCTGAGTCTCCCAGAGAGGTATGCAGCTCTTGATAATCCAGACAGATTTATGGCACTTTACAGAACAAGGAGCGCAGGCTgctttagtttttctttattggtcctcattatgtttcctctgCTTCCAGATCAACATTGATCAAAAGACGAGGGAAAGGATCCAGCAAAACATAGAGGCGCCTTCTACAGTGTGTTTTGATGACGCTCAAAAGATCGTCTACGGGTTAATGGAGAGGGACTCTTACCCACGTTTCCTCAAGTCTGACATTTACAGGACTTTAATGGACTCCACGTCGCAATCAGTGAACATGTAAAAAGAAGTGACGCCTGAGACTTTGCGCCTGTAAAAGCTGGACTTTGACGCTACGCCCAGTACTGGACTACCTGAGAGGAGCTGTGATGTCTGCTTGTTTGTCCTGAGACTGGTAGTGATGGACACCAAAACTAAACCCAGTTCATTTCCATTACATTCATACTTTTCTAAAGAGTTGGAAAATAAATTGGGACTGGCTAAGACCTCGTCTGAACTTGTTAAAAAGACTTAGCTGGCACTTCAGTGAAATTCTGTGAGAAGAGTTTGCTAAGAAGCAGACAGTGTGCTTGGAAATGCTGTGTACAGGTCACGACTGCTTTCCCAAAACGCCACAGTTCTCTAAAGAGAATGCTGGGGACTTTCTGAGTGAGGCACCAGGAAGCATGTGTGGTCAACACCATCCACACAAAATGAAACTGCACAATCCGATATCTGCACATGCACATCATCTGAAGTTTATTGTTATTTcactaaagcaataaaaaagTAGATGTATCTAGATGTGGATATTATGCACAGCCTTGtgaatttaaaattttttaCATAGTGACATCAGTGCTGACACAGTAAGCCgatacattgtaatgatagtaaTCTATTATAAGCtatatgttaaaaaatgtattccagTTTGCGAATGTGAATAATAAATGGATTTGTggcaaataataaaaacaagctgttttaaatGTACATTGTGACTACATGGTTTTTTTGAGACACAAAGAAGAGCCGCACAAGCTTTAGTTAAACACCTTCTTAAGAATACAGGAAGTGACTTAGTCAgcagttcattcatttctttttctcagtCATTCATAAACTGTCTCACAGTTATAGTATTTACTACCCAGTGGGTTTATGATATGTAGAACAGCAAAGCGTACCAGGACACCTAATCTTGAAACTGTGCCCTCATTCTTTTTCCATGTCATATAAGTAAttctttttaactgtttttaagaaaaaaatcctttgcACAGGAtgtaaacaggaagcagctggCCTCATATAACTACGTTAGCTTAGTTTAgctcaacacaaacactgaaaattGGGAAGACCTCGAGAGCCTAatcgttttgtttgtttcttttgttttgcttttttgacaATTATTTTAAAGTAGGAAGTTTAGTAATCATGTTTTACTGAACCTGTTTGAGTCTTTTGATGTGCCACATTCTCCCTGTGCCTAATATACATTAATATACATTTTTCCCCAGTGAAAAGGGGATACTGTCACAAAGAACTTCTATTCATTTTAACCTGGCCATATAATAAGCATTCTATATTGTATCAGCCTGTTGCAGCTGCAGCATGGagtgttttctacagtcattggtttaCACTGACTGAAGAATGCCGGCCATGCAAGTTTTTTTGTGCAGCCGAGGATCTGTGGTGTCTTTGAGACTGCCAAAGTTACTACTATAGTTCAAAATCATGATATGCATCACGCATCAGTGAGGTTTCAGCGATTTCGAGTGCTACGTGAGCAGACAGATTGTTACAAAATTCTTCCACCTACACACGGTCTGTTCTTACATCAGCCTTTCATGTGTCATCAGCCTTTCATGTTCTTAAACAGGTTATTGTCCCACCATCCTGCAAGTCGCTCAGCCTTTCGCCACCCAGTGTCTCATTTATTAGTGTACCAGATGTTGCCGTTGTATGTTCCTGTTAATGCAGCTGAAAGTTTTAAACTGAAACTGGATTTGTCggggcttttttaaaaaaaagaaactttggctatttttttttttttttaaaaaaggaagtttATCTGTGAGAACACATCAGGTATCACTCTGCTAAAGGTTACAGAAATTAGGAAGATCTGTTTAGGCCTAACTGCTCCACCACATCCTCTTTTAATCTCACTTGTGTACTTTTGAATTTGCGCAGACACacaacgagagagagagagagagagaaagagagagagggagcgagaggcATATACGTAAGCAGTCATGACCCTGAAACACCTTTTGGGTTGTCAAGTgagtaaaacacaacaaactaaAGGTTAAGCACCACTAAAgtcatgttgtgttttttgtcaaaTAAACTTTCAAAAGGATctgaacttttttaaaaattcttctaactgttattttaatctttaGTCAGTCATGGCTGACATGCATGGACCGCTGTCTGCTagtcatttctctttttacacTGGTCTGTGTATTGGCAACAAGATGATCCGGTGATACGTCAGTCATATGACCATAAGCCACTATCAGAAAAAGTGAGTTAGGGTGCTTTTTTAATCACCCTGAGATACTAATCACCAATGCGTTATTGATGACTATCTACTACCCATTAAGAATACTACTCAGCAACTAAGACTAAAAGTCACCAATGAAACTCTTAGCCACCATACGTGTCATTAGACAGAAGCGATCATGCTTTCAGCACGTGACAGATCTTGCTCAACCAGTTCAACAAAGAAGgctttgttttacatctattttAATGACATGTAAACACATTCCACAGAGGAAATATTCTGCCAGGTACAAAAATTTGCTTTTACCAAACGTGATGCTTAAAAATAATCTGCGCTTGGAGGACGACAGTGAACCTCACGGTACAAAAATCAACTCACCTGAAGTGGCTTACAGACTTTAATTAAAGCTAATTCAAAAGACAGTGAGCTGAGTTGATACTGGCCTCCTTAAGATCATGCTGCTAACATGACTAAAAGACAGAAGTATATGTTCatctcatttttcattttgtgtttaaacCCATAGCAGGCCacactgtgcacacacacactcatttatatatgtatatacacacacacacacacacacacacacacacacacacacatatatatatatatacacacatatacatatatatatacacacatatacatatatatatacacacatatacatatatatatacacacatatacatatatatatacacacatatacatatatatacacacatatacatatatatatacacacatatacatatatatatacacacatatacatatacatatacacacatatacatatacatatatatatatatatatatatatatatatatatatatacacacatatacatatatatacacacatatacatatatacacacatatacatatatacacacatatacatatatacacacatatacatatatacacacatatacatatatacacacacatatatatatacacacacatatatatatacacacacatatatatatacacacacatatatatatacacacacatatatatatacacacacatatatatatacacacacatatatatatacacacacatatatatatacatatatatatacatatatatatatatatatatatatatatatatatatatatatatatatatatatatatatatatatatatatatatatatatatatatatatatatatatatatatatatatatatatatatatatatatatacacacacacacacacacacacacacacacatacatatacacacacacacacacacacacacacatacatatttatTTCCCCATCCCCACAAACATAGCAAATCTAAAGAATATAAACGTAGACACAGACAGTTGATGTGATAGGCTTTTTTAAACTCAGATAAGTTTGGAATAAGAGTAAGGGTGAAGTCTGAAATCTATTAAATCTGCCCTAGTTCACATCAGCCAACTCATACAAAAACAAGATTGAGGCACAAAATGTCTCAGGTTATTCTGACCTGCAGGTCAATGGACTGcgagagaaaacaaagagagaagTAGTCGAATAACCCACCCCCATCTCACTGCGCTGATGTGAATTGCAAATAAAAACTTGTAAAACTTTTCATCTTCCATACTTCCCACTGCTGCACTATggaaaacaataacaattatACCCTGCTGACCATGACCCTGCCATTCAAATGAAGGCCCCATGTTTAGATCTGGACCATAAGAAGGTtatatataactttttttttacaacaggtgttaaagaaatttgcagaatTATCTGTGAGTGGCTTGCACAGCAGAAAAGCTTTCAGGGACTGTGATGGCTGTAACTAATGGAGTTTTACTCATATGTGAAGCAGTCACAGTTTTGTGTATTCTGCAATCAACGTACACATTTGTGTCCTAAATACATGTGAATTAACTGTTTTTATGTAGATAATGGTGTAACACGCAGGAGAGGGCAGACCTGGTTATGCTGTTTTGCTTGCCTACTCTGCCTCTGTTTACATACTTCCCCAGTAATGACCTTAATAAAAAATCATCTGCCCCACAAAACATCCATATTTAGTCATGTGGTCCCGTTCTTGATTTTCATGTCAACCATGTAAGTAGGTGAGATCATTTAATCTCTCTTCTTTTGGGttcttttattaaattttttttttaaacaaattggttaaagCACACTgagtttctctctttctgctttctctctgtcAGCTACTTCCTGGTCACAAAAGCACACTCTGGTCAGGCAAACCACATGCAGATAACGTGCATCATGTCCTAGTTTCAGTCACAAGTTCAACTTTAAACTTGTCTCTACCGGTTTGTGTTTGGTATGTCTGGTCTTTGAGGTCTCTTATTTACAGCGTATTAACTGTTCATACAAATATTCACTGATAAACAGATGCaagccgtttttttttttttaattctctgtTAAAGGAACCTTTACATCTACATTTTATCATACTGACGGCTAGTTAAACTTAAAgaaaaagttaaagaaaaaaagaggagctAATTAGTTAGAGATAGCTAAGTTAGTTAAAGGGGACATGAAATGCTACACATATAAAAGCTAATATACACCATTGAGCCCTCCTATCAAAAACTGACATAGATGTAAgactgtctgtgaagctggatttaagaaatcaGAGCTAGAAGTTAAAGTTTGGCCGTCTTCTGTCAGTACTCAAACTAATAGACTCAAACAGGCTCTCCTCCACACAATCctcatttataaagtgctttacaaacagCGTTACGGCTAACAGCTGGATTTTCCTGTTTGAGTGCAGCTAGCCAAACAGCAAACAGCCAGTTCCTGCTAAAGATACAGACCGTGAAAGTAGATGGTATATCTTTGGTTTCCtaacataaaactcattgttgCAGCCAGGGGCAGCATAAATGTGATACCCTTAAAATGATTTTTAGTCTTAGTGTTGTTATTTTCCTCTGAGTCAGCGATTCTTtcactagttagctaacataagCTAATGTAAGTCTATTAGCTGCAACAGATCAACCGCATGACGTCACGTTCTGTACTGACAGAAGATGGcactaaacatgtttttcaaCTTGAACTTCAAGCATCGATTTCTTAAATCCAGTGTTACATCTATGTCAGTAtttgagagcagggctcagTGGTGTATATTAGCTTGTGTGTGTCTAGCATTTCATGCTCTCTTTAAGAGTCAAAGTTGTAATTTTTGTTAGTAAATGGATTTTCATGAAACCTATTGTGTACTTTCACTGTGTCCATATGAATGTATCGCTCTGCTCTGACGTTTCCTCCACCAGCAAACCAATATGTCTGCTTTCGAGTGAAATGCCTGTTAAATAGATTGCAATGGCTAAAATGATGTAAACATGCTACAATCATGTTTTCACAGGATTCTGTGCAGCCCTCTGAATAACTAAGTACACCCCTGTCATGCTCCGGGGTTTGTT from Pelmatolapia mariae isolate MD_Pm_ZW linkage group LG18, Pm_UMD_F_2, whole genome shotgun sequence includes the following:
- the LOC134616880 gene encoding regulator of G-protein signaling 13-like, which codes for MPGLVTSPTKELQHINMDTDNKKTEKYRGGNLKYRLQCKSSQATKTEGLCFEDMSQWSQSLERLLSSKYGMKIFQAFLKSEFSDENIEFWVVCEEFKKIRNSFRMSSRAKKIFKRYIQAESPREINIDQKTRERIQQNIEAPSTVCFDDAQKIVYGLMERDSYPRFLKSDIYRTLMDSTSQSVNM